The Glycine soja cultivar W05 chromosome 8, ASM419377v2, whole genome shotgun sequence genome has a window encoding:
- the LOC114422951 gene encoding UPF0664 stress-induced protein C29B12.11c-like: MALNPQLFPNGMPVPFVNEMFVLARDGVEFEVDKIPASGNHGGNLKTKGIVYLSNIRMVFVAKSPVGHFTAFDMPLLYIHGEKFNQPIFHCNNLSGHVEPVVPNDQHRALYSTHSFKILFKEGGCGTFIPLFFNLITSVRQYNQHTNMQTQNYVDPLQASQTPVDEMMRHAYVDPNDPTKIFLQQPNSDSQLRRRTYQPQADGGHV, translated from the exons atggcgTTGAATCCTCAACTGTTTCCAAATGGAATGCCCGTTCCTTTCGTGAACGAGATGTTTGTGTTGGCCAGAGACGGCGTCGAATTCGAGGTCGATAAGATTCCTGCCTCTGG CAATCATGGGGGTAATCTCAAAACAAAGGGAATCGTGTATTTGTCGAATATTCGGATGGTCTTCGTTGCTAAAAGTCCAGTTGGACACTTCACTGCTTTTGATATGCCTTTG CTTTACATCCATGGTGAAAAGTTTAACCAGCCAATATTTCACTGCAACAATCTCTCTGGACATGTTGAACCT GTGGTCCCAAATGACCAACACAGAGCTCTTTACTCAACACActcatttaagatcttattcaaaGAGGGAGGCTGTGGAACCTTCATTCCCcttttcttcaatttgattACTTCAGTGAGGCAGTATAATCAACACACTAATATGCAGACACAAAATTATGTGGATCCTTTGCAGGCATCTCAGACTCCAGTTGATGAGATGATGAGACATGC GTATGTTGATCCTAATGAtccaacaaaaatatttctgcAACAACCCAATTCTGATTCTCAGCTTAGGCGTCGAACATATCAGCCACAGGCAGATGGAGGCCATGTCTGA